A window of Malania oleifera isolate guangnan ecotype guangnan chromosome 2, ASM2987363v1, whole genome shotgun sequence genomic DNA:
gtttagatttttgtctaattttttttaaattgcaatataaaattatattaaattttatataaattaaaagataaaagtatataattaatattatccaaataaaaatgagagaaataagaaataattatttatattttttaatcatgtttaatgttagttaaataatattaaatatagcatttaaaaatttgacttaACTTTATAGAAAATATAgtataaattaaaatttgtataaatttaaaatttaaaactcatgctcaattaaaattttatttagtaaattatttatctttcaataatactcattttcgtTTTGCTAAATTATTGTAATCcatttattataaatataataataataaaagtttatgtatatatatagatatatatatttgtggcaaagcaagatcatttttattgttttaataaaacaaattttataattttttttattatttacttttttttaaagGAGTGGTGATCGAACAAAAGCGGGGAGGTTTCCTTATTGGTTTCACCACCACCACCCCCTCgctcctctctcattctctctctctcgctcggcattttttctctctctctacatttccgTTTATTTCGCTACCTAGGACGACGGCCGGGACGACGGTACCGACGGCGAGGTTGAAATCTAGGGTTTCGGTGGTCTAGGGCTCGGAGAGTCGGAGAGAGAACTCGAAGCGGTCTCGATCTCGAGGTTTGTGCGtcggaggaggaggaggaggaggaggaagaagaaggagaagaagatgagCTTCGATCCAGTCCCTTCTAACTCCCAGGGTAACCTAGATGAGGAGATTTCGCAGCTTATGCAGTGCAAGCCCTTGTCCGAGCAAGAGGTTCCATTTCTGTCGACGATGACATCTCTTTTGTCATGAATTTAGGGACTTTCTGCTAATTTTTGGATATTTGTTTTGGATTTTACAAACTGTTACGGATCAGATTCGATTCGTTGGTGTTTTGTTTCGCGCGGGAAAGTAAATGTATTTTTTTGTGGTTTTTGATCGCATTAGTGATCTGTACTTGTAGCAAAATTAGGTTTTCGTGCAGATCTAGTAGTTTATTTTAGGGATGCAACGATAGTTGCCGTAGGTTCATTTGATGATTGTATCAGATCCGTTGAGGGATCTGTTCTGGAGCAGCAGTTTGCTCTCGTGAATCGTAGTTAACGACAACAAATCGTAAACTCTGATCCTTCCGTGTTTAAATTGTTAGCGGATTGGGGCTGTATGCAGGTATTCTGGTTTTCCTGACTTGAATTAAGGACATATACTGAAGAACAGTAGAAATTAGCAATTTTGATACTTACAAATTACTGCTGCTATACTCTAAAAATTTTATTACTCTAGTATTTTATGTTTCATTCCTTTCCTATTTTTTATTCACTCAACTCTAGCAATTTTTCTTTTGTGGTGTTAAGCAAGCGTCCTGGAAGGGCAGCGCGTTCATCTGTGAATATGTGGAATTGCtgtcaaaatgaaaaaaaaattaaaatttgcgATGCATAAACTGTAAAATCTGTTGTAAATCTGACTTCTGACGTTTAGAAAAGTTGATCGAGTTGTTGGTGATTACTTGGTGGAGGGATCCCCTCAGCACAGAATTTAACCCAGCCTGTGTCAAAATTATAATGCATTATCTGTTGTTTGAGAAGTTTcttattataccataatattgtTTAAGAGAATAACACGGCAAATGCTTGTGAGAGAGGGGAGGAGAGAGTAGTACAGCAAATTAAGTTCTCATTCCCTTTCTTTTGTACTAAGTGTCACTGACTCTTTCTAGTTTCTAAAAAGAAATTGTCATGATGTTCTCTATTAAGTATAATACTTTACATTTTTGTTGTCGTTCTTAGTTCTTCTCCTAATTTTTATTGTGATCTCTTGCTTCCTCTCCCCCCAAACCCAAAACAGAGGGTTTAAAGTTCAGCTACTATGCCAAAACAGATCTCATATATGTAGAAAATGGTAAAATTCATTCATGAACTGCCCCCCATGGCTGTTAACCTTGATGGAGAGAGAGAACAGAATATCAAATTTCTctcattctttttcttttgtaCTAAGTGTCACTGAAATCTTTCAATTTCTTTAAGGAAAATTGTCATGATGTTGCCTATTAATTGTAGTACTTTCTAGTTTTTTTTGTAACATCtcctaatttttattttgtgATCTTAGAGTTCAGCTACTATGCGAAAACAGATCTTATATATGTAGAAAAGGGTAAAATTCAGTCAAAAATTGTTCTCCATGGCTGTTAACCTTGATGCAAGTGAATCAATCACTGCTATTATGTTCTTGTTAAATGCAATACTTTCTATTTTTGTTCTGACTTTGATTTCTTCTCCTAATTTCTATATTTATTACCATTCCCCCTCCCCACACACACAAAACAATGAGAGTTGAGGTTCAACTATTGGGCCAAAACAAATCTTATATATGTAAAAAATGAGTAAAATCCAGTCATTAATTGGCCTTTATGGCTATTAACCTTGATGGAAATGAATCTCTGATTAGTGATTACCATTGTGAATCTTGCAAATGAGTATTGATTTCTGATTTGATAGCATCAGCGTGACCAAAACTTTAGTGAAATCGAGGACATGGTGACTGTAGGTGTTCTTCGAAAAGTTGTTGACTAATTGAGCATTTGTCGAAGTTGAATTTCAAGAAATCTTCAGGTCTTATCAACACATACTTTTTGAAGGGTTGTCTGATATTCTTTGTAGAAGATCCCTTGATCTAATAAGCAAAGGATTGTCCTTATAAACTCAATAATTGTTGTCTTGATTTGAAGTTTTTCTTGTAGAGGAACATCTGTATTGTTATGAGCTGAAATGGTCACTGTAATGGATGCATTAATTTCATATCCTGTCAGGATGTTGATAGTAGATTCTTCAATACTGTTTTTTCTCTTGTTGCAGGTCAGGGTTTTGTGTGAGAAGGCTAAGGAAATATTGATGGAAGAAAGCAATGTTCAGGTTCGCATTATTTTGGCCTTCTTTTTGTGCCATCACTATTTTTAAGACTGCATTTAGTTTTTTCAGTATGTCTATCGGTCTTGCTTCACTCCTGTTTTGAATAGATTTGTGTCCCTCTTTTAAGTTCCCCAATCTCATGTATGCGGTTAACATCTTGAGTATAGCTACGTAATAACGTGACATCTCATCGGATTTCAGCATCTTATTATCTGAATGAAAATGCCTGGGAGGCATGGAGGGGGCACTCTTTAGCCAGATATTGTTCCAGGTCTTCAAGCCCCCCTCCACATACCCCTGAAGATATCTTCAACTCTATTGCTTGGCTGTTTGTTTTCCTTGGAGCAACCTGTTTATTGCCTTCAAGCAACAGGTTTTAATGTGTTTATTGCTACATTAGTGTCTGTACTTTATGGTTGAATCCTATTTTTTGCTTCAATCTGATTTTCCAAGGTGGTTTTCTTTCAAAATCTTGTATGTATACTGCAAGTTTGgtagcactttttttttttcaagaaaataagaaaatatttgaAAGAGTGTGCTTGTCCGAGTTAAGGACTACTGAGTGTTTTCTATTCCATCAGTTGTACTTCTTGTCGGTTCAATAATTGGGGAATTGATTGATTTCAAAACCTCTGaccacgttttttttttttttttgggggggggggggggggatgtaaGAGGGGCATCTGTTCTGAGCATTTGTTCTTGGATTTgagaatttttataattattgtcAATGATAGAACTATGTGTGATGTTGCGTCACGCATATCATTTATGAGTTCACTTGTACTCTCTGCAAATTCAAAATGTTTATGTTCAACCTTTTGTTTCATATTTTGCAGCCTGTCAAAAGCCCTGTAACAATATGTGGTGATATTCATGGGCAGTTCCATGATCTTGCAGAGCTTTTTCGAATTGGGGGAAAGGTATGAGCATCAAGCATGTTGCTGATCTTTTGGGGTGGGAAATATGACTCGTAGTCTATATTTTAATGTAGTACTGCAAATgggagattatgtttatttttttggCTATTGTGTGGCAATGGTGAATGGAGAATGGTGATTGAGGCTAGTTAAGCTTTCAAAAGGTTAACAattatgaagaagaagaagaagaacaaagagAAAATGGATTAAAAATCTAGAAGGAGAGGattactaaagaaatttgggagcAAAAAATTGTTCTTTCCCTTGTGCTTTACATTTCTATTTCatccttttaattttaatcatGACCTTTAGATAAAAAGCAACTTTAAATAGCATTTGATTTATGCCTTAtgcataaaaagaagaaaaaggagtaAAAAGTGATAGATTTAGCTTGGAATTAGTGCACATAAACACTTGAAACGAAATTATGAATCTTAAAATTCTTTATTGCTAGTGCACATATGATTACTATGCTCAACATTCAAATTGCCTCATGCAAATAAGTTTTGAGCTTTACTGATAATCACATGGGCGAACTAAAACTCAATATTCAGCAATTGTGGAAGGATTGCAAATTCCCCCTGGTCATACACCTTGCATTTATGAATGTATTATTTCTTTTGACATTAAATCACCATAAGTATATATATTGTGTCTCATTAAGTTGAGGTCTGTCTCCTACTCTGTGTGTGTACATGTGGGTTTTTTGGgtcccggggggggggggggggttgccaAACTATACTACCCTTTTGGTCTTATGTCATTATGTGTTGTTATTAGACTATTATTATTTAAGAGATTTTTTTCATTAGATTAAGCCACTCATGTTTACTGCTATTTTACTTTTATTAAGCTAGTCtctgtgtgttttttttttggaggggggTTGCCACACTTTACTACCTTTTTTTGTCTCATTTGTCATTATGTGTTGttattatattatcattatttaagagatttttttttcattagatTAAGCTGCTCATGTTTACTTCTATTTTGCTAATCTTTTGGTCGCATCCTTTTCAGAGTTATTTGTGCATATAAATGTGCCAAAATTTTGTCTATTTATGAAATTGTGCTTTTGttcttttttatgttttaaatttcacTTGTAATTGTATTTTTGATTGGCAGTGTCCAGACACAAATTATTTGTTTATGGGAGATTATGTTGACCGTGGATACTATTCAGTTGAAACTGTAACCGTAAGTATGGGTTGCTGTATATTGCTTTTGTCCTGTCTTGGATATGTTAGTTTTAGTATTGCTTTCAATCTGAACATATGTTTCCAATTACTCTCTATTTGTGTGCATATGAGCATTAATGATCTAtctctttctttaaaaattttttgcATTGCGACCCTTTTGGTGGTGCTAGCAAGCTTTATAAGATCCTGGTTCTGGTCAATTAATTTTCCCATAATCCTATATGGTAAATGCTTTGCTGCCATCTTAGAGAAGCCTCTGATCAGATGTACTTCTTTGCCATTCTGGCTTTTTTACTTCATTATATCTGCTCTAGTATTGCCTGTCCTAGTTTCTATTAACCATGTTTCTGTGTGTATGcaacacattgaaaatttggttGTTTTTTGTTCAAATTTGCACATGGCTGCATGCACACATCCCAAAAACAGAAATACTAGTCTATTTCTTTTAATGCTGTCCCCCATTAATTTTATCCATCTTGTAGTTGtctaaatattaaaaaatgaatCCACCACATTCTTGTATTTGGCATCGCAACTTGTAAGGGCCTCAGGAATCCAGAGCTTGAGCACCAGCAATGAATAGACGGCCTCAAAATTATGTCTTTTGCAATCCATTAGGTTGCTGAAGAGAGTGCCCTGTGTTATCTCCAAGGATTTGTACTGCCAGTacactgcctctttagaaaaagaaaaagaaaagaaaatctagAAGAGAATTTATTGGAAAATATTCAAACATTCCACAAGATGCAGTCTATATGGATATGTGTTGCATGTGACGACTTAAGGACCTGATAAATGGGCATCCTGCAATTCATGTAGTGCTATTTTGAAAGTTGGAGCTGTGTAAGTCTGGTTTTGCATGTTGCAGTGATGTAATTTAATGTCATAAACAGCTAATAGCATTGTTGGTATCACATTAAGCTTAGTTTAATTTTATCTTGAGGGATTTGGAGTTGGCTTCTGGTAAATGACACTGTATTTTGGGACTTCCTTTCCTGAATTTTTGTTGTTTCTTTTGGTGTGGGTACTTTCTGCTCTTAGTTAACATTTCCCAAGGATGTTCTTTTAACTTGCTTTGTGGGATTTGGTTAAGTTGCTTTAGCTGTCGGTATGTTTCTgattgtttccttttttttttcccccccagCTCCTGGTGGCATTGAAAGTGCGTTATTCGCAACGGATAACTATTTTGAGAGGAAATCATGAAAGTCGCCAGGTATACTTTAGCTGTTGTATCTTATTCCCATGCTATTTGTCCAATTGTTGATTGTGCTTCATTATAGTTGCATGGGATAATTGCTTCTATTAGTatacattttaatattttattatccATAGAAGCTGGtctataatttattattatcaatgttttaaaaggctcaggCTTGCCTCAAGATGAGGCGTccctaaaatgccttgaggcttagTCTAAAATACCACATCCTAGGAAGGCCTACACATTTCATAATGAGGCTTGCGCATTTGTAGAGATGGCATGCTTTGTGTGCCATTTTAGTTCTAGGACTACACATTTTTGGTACGTGAATCTCAAGTTGGAATCCACTAggaaattttaactacatgtttatatgaaaggAATTAATCAGTAAAACTCTTGAACCttaacctttccaaaataattgagagtttcTCTTAGATCTTGAagataatttgaactttgtagtGTTACACCTATCTCTTGGCTTAACAAATTCAACTTAGTATTTTCTAAATGACTAACATGCATAGTTAGAATCTTACGGCTCTCGATTCGATTCATACAATTAGTATCAATTGCACACCAAATCAATTCAATCTTACTAGAGAATCTAAAAACAATTGAATGACAGCCGAATCTATTGATTCACCTTGTGGATCTGTCGAATTGATTTGAATCTATTGATTCACACGATTCTAGACCTATCATATTTCGACAAACCCAATTAGCTTAGAACCCTTAGAGCAAAATTTCTTTCcattttattgcttttatttttacatgattACCATCCATTCCTTGTCTATGTCATTTTTTGTGCTTAAAACgaggagaaaatagaactttaggtTATGTTGTCTTCACAAAACCGTTCTTTACTCTAGGAATATGGTGTTTTGCTATTGAGAAAGAAGGGGTAGAACACTCACCATGGTGGTactcatatttcattattttgttaagattcaaaagttagtctttttggtatttttttttcattttttaggcAATTTTAAtgttgtaattttattaatttgttGCTCCTAAATTTTATGTAATGTATTTGCATAATTTAATCTAGAAATAAAATAATGAGAAAAGGCTTACATCTCAATGCCTTAGGGCTTATGTGTCATGGGCCGACTATTTCACACCTTTTTGAAAGGACCGTGCGGCGCTAGTTAAACCCCTCTTGTTTAAttagccagcctattgtttatcacaattcatccacaaagcactctcattttcattcaagcaaatatcagcggaagcagtaagcaacttatgaaagcagtggcaagtaagccgtaaacattgaagcaacgcaattcattaacaacaccttcgtTAACATTGTATGTTtggcgagggaggcaagtaggatAAACACGTTGATAataactagtgagttttacaagttgatgaacactcaccctcccctaaagagctttctgtgCTATTTTCGttttggcactaggaaacatttgtgtgaccgaggagtcatactgccttttGTAGCATAGCGAGAAACTACTATTGGAAAATAAACCCATCCCAAATGcatgagacaagcggtcacaggcaagcataatggtaatgccttgaacaagctcgGCTCGTGACGCCCCCCCACTTATGCGATTGACGTCCTTGTAGACTTTAACGCTAGGTACACTTCTACTTTGTCCATGAACGGTGGCATATCTTTCATAGAAATCTAGCTGATTTATTCGTCATCAAGGCCTTTctacttcactaagaactcctgCTGCTTCTTCCTCAAGGATGTGAACTCTCTGTCTGCATGGATGTCTTCAACCTCtcgtctgtcaggttgcactgtcttcaaatTCGGCTCTAGTTGACTGTCTTCTACTCGGATCTTCAGTGTCggcgttgaacggcttgaggcaattgacatgaaacacaagatgcactttcatccaagtcggaggTTAATTTTGTGAGAGACCTTCCCGACTTGGCCAAGATTGGGACTAGTCCTTTATATTTGCGAAGTAGTCCCCTATCTCGTCCTCATGGTGACCTAATTTGTttaggattgagcttaacaagcaccgaGTCACTTACGTTGAAGTGTTGCAGTCTTCTCCCCTgatttgcccacttcttcatccatttagaagctttctccaggtaGGCTCAGACAATCTCtgcattttgtctccattctCTAGTGAAGATGTACGCTCTGGGTCTTTTTCCTCTGTACGACtgatccactgtgtgaggtaacagtggctgctggcctataacaagctcaaaaaggctcttgttggttgttgagctcctttgggcattgaaacaaaacTGAGCCACAttaagtagttgcacccaattcttctagtTGGCTTTGATGAAATGAcacaagtactcttctagtagtcCATTGAATCTCTCCGCGTGTCCATCTGTCTGTTGATGGtaacttgaagagatgtcaagatgtgaactGAGGATTCTGAAAAGCTCTGTCCAAAAGTTGCCGATGAATCTTGATTCTTAATCACTAACAATGTCTTGGGGAACACGCCAATACTTCACAATATTCGTAAATAATTGTGCTGTCTCCTCTGctgaacagtactttggtgtggGTATACacgtaccatacttcgaaaactTGTTTATGATCACAAGTATAGACCCTACAtctcccactctgggcaggttggtgatgaagtccagtgagacactttcccatgGTTTGGATGGTATTGGTAGGGCTCTAGTAGCCCTGCAATCTTCATTCGCTCCACCCAGTCTTGTTGGCAAAtgagacaagttcgggtataatcaacTACATCATCACGCTGTGCAGTCAATAATACCTTTGCTTCAAGAAAGCCAAAGTGTGCTGCCATCCTGGATATCCGGctcacatggtatcatgacaccTTTTCAACAGTGTCTTTCTTAGATCACCAGCTTGTGGCACAAAGAGCTGACTACCATGGGTCATCAACAATTTGTCTTCCATCTAGAGCCAATGGGCTTTCCCCTCTTTAGTCAACTTCATAAGGTTTTGCGAaattggatctttggctaagttctcTTTGATGTGCTCCCGCATCATTGTGGTAACAATACTCACAATCAAGTGTGTTACCATTTGCAAGGCTGGCAGCtcggctcagtgcatcaaccaCTTGGTTCAGCCGCCCTAACTTGTGCTCAAAGTAGAAATCAAATTTTGCCTAGAATTCCTGTCATTGACCTTGCTTGGGTGTCAATTTCAGCTGTATGAAGAAGTGGCTAACACCCGAGTTATCccttttcaccacaaaccttgacccaaatAAGTAATGTCGCCACACGCGGAGACTATGTATCACTGCTAGtatctccttctcttgagctgtTTACTTCCGTTCTGCTTTGCTAAGCTTACGACTCTCGTACGCAATAGGATATCCCTCCtgtaacaagactcctccaagggtaTAGTTCGATGCATCTATTTGTACCTTgaagggtttcatgacatccgGAAGAGCCAGTACcagatctctcatcatggcatccttcaagtcatcaaaggctccttGACACTTCTCTGTCCAATTCCACCCTTGACCTTTCTTCAGTAGTTCTGTCATAGGAACAGTTTTCCATGAATACCCCTCTATGAACTTCTTGTAATAGTTGGGAAGACTCAGAAAGGAACGCAGCTCCTTTACTgtcgttgggatcttccatttTTGAATCGCCCTTACCTTTTCCATATCTATCCTGATATGATGTTgttcaatcacatgaccaaggaatttgatgctctgtTGAGCAAAAAAGCACTTctacttctctttcttcacatacagactaTTTCCCTTCAACCTGTCGAGcaccttccatagatgctcttcatgttcctTCAGAGTGGAACTGTAGGCAACAATATCAGGTACACCATGACAAACTTGTTGAGGTACTTACGAAATACCTAGCTCATCAAGGTACAGAATGTTGTAGCACATttgtcaacccgaatggcatatTCAAGAACTCATATGCCCCATATTGCGTCACACAAGTTGTGTTCGGCTCATCCCCATAAGCAATCCTCACCTGATAGTAGGCTGACCTCAAGTCAattttagtgaagtacttggcatgactcaaCTGATCCAACAAATCGGCAATCAACAGAATAGGATATTTGTTGCGCACTATCACCTTGTTGAGTGCGcagtagtctacacacatccgcaTGCTTCCATCATGTTTCCTATGAAGCAACATCGGTGCTCCGAATGGTTCTTTGGAAGGGCGAATGTATCCCGCTTCCTACAACCCATCAAGTTGTTTTCTCAACTCTGCTAGCTCTGGAGGCGCCATCCGATATGGCCCCTTAGTGGGTGGTTTCATTCTTGGCAACAACTTGATCTCATGTTCCACACCCCGTTGTGGAGGCAAGttatgaggcagcttatccggcatcacctccttatactcatccaacacagtTTGGATGGTCATAggagctcttggcctacttcttcatctaccaccaccgtggctagatatgTTTGCTCACCTCTTCTTAATCCCCTCTTGAGTTGTATGGTTGAAAGGAACTTCTCATCGTCTCCTTTCTTTGCAACTacttgcaccatgcaagggtgaTCTCTCATCAGACACAGGAAACTTTCAAAAGGCATTAGCACTGCCTTAGGCTCCTTATTCCATTCCCAAAAGGACTTTGAAGTCATCCAATGACATCGCTATGAAATTTGCATGACTTGCATATTGGCCAAGCTTtgcagtcacttgcttggctactcctagagtaggctaGGCTACAAAATTCACTGCTTTTATGCGTCCTGaatccttctccaaggataagttgagccTCCTTGCTTTTGcttgtgaaacaaaattatgagtagccctgatatccaccatagcgcgggtactcttcTCATtaatcctcaagtccacaaacatcagttcttttgcttgtgtaactttTGGTACTTTCGCCTACTTTTTCAATGCGTTTACCAACCACATTGCACGCATCCTCGGGGTATCTTCCTCTTCCCCATCACTTTCCACTATCTGCTCCGCAGTGGAAGCTTGTATGACATTAAGTTCTGCCCTGtggggcactcaaaaactctgtgaggacctcgacacaagtaGCATGAAGTTATATTCTTTCCAttggtgtgttgaaccctcgagatgatgaagcttcttttgaagttgatgccttaTAGTCAGCCctccactcttgggtttgccatttttgaaagactttttgctGTTTCCCCCTATGGCAAAATCTTTGGTCGAGACGGTATTATCACTagcatagtcagtcaagcgttccgCGGCAGCTTGtgcggtagacaagtcttgaactctttgcctataaAGTTCTGTTCTTGCCTATGGTTTCAACCcgtcaagaaaatagaacaacttttCCTTTTTCGACATGTCcttgatatccaacatcaaagcaaaaaaGTGTTTCATGTATTTCCTGATTGACCTaatatgcttgaggtctcttagCTTCTTcctagcattgtactcaacattcctaggaaagaattgggccttgagctctctcttcaagtctgcccaacaatCCACAACATAGcattcattttcaatttcattgtccactacagtttggcgtcaccaagtacatggtcgtagTATCCACTTTCACTTGTTTTGAGTCCGTCCTCATAGTGCGAAAGTattgctccatatcaaacaagaagttctccaactccttggcatcacaaGCATCCCCATACATCTTGGGTTCTGGTATCTTGGTCTTGCTAAACCCCAGAGTGATAGAGTTTTCCATAGCAAGAATCACCAAATTCACCTTTGCAGTCAAATCAGCTATTTGAGCTTGCAAGGTTTCCTTAgtatggtgaaagtcctctgacatttcacctattaaacttgcttgatgcttttgtgatcccatcacttcattaACAAGTCCCCTCAATTGGGCCATCTTTGTGGCCACATTGTTGGTTGTCATCTTAGCTTGTGCTTCCAATACACTAATTCTCTCAACATTGGTTGGCGCCATGATCATTCACCAAAGCTTTCCCAATCCCATAACGAAGGTAACcaaattcacgtagcaactaaCCGAGCTCTGATACTAGGTATCATGGGttgaatatttcacacctttgtgaaaggagcAACATTGAAGCAACGCATTTCATTAACACGATTTCCGTTAACATTGTGtctagtgagggaggcaagtaggctaaatactttgacaatagctagtgagttttacaagttgatgaatactcaccctcccctaaataGCTTTCTGTGCTATTCTCACtatggcactaggaaacatcaaagtgaccaaggagttATACGGCCTTTTTTAGCATAGGGAGAAACTACTACTGGAAagtaaacctacactagtatttacatgatggaaacccattccaaacgcacgagacaagcgatcacaggcaagcataatgccctgaacaagctcggTTCGTGATGGCCTCGCCTCTTAAAGGTCAAGACCCCTCACCATAGTCCTTTGCCTTTTAAGCAGTGGTTGTTGAAAAGCTGATTTGATTTagttatttctttcttcttttcccaTAGAGTATAATGCTTATTTTGAACTACTTGGACTGTAGTCTTCATTTTTTATATAGTGCTCGTCCATTGTCCATTTTTCATAGAACATGGGCTGTTCTGCTTATTTTGAGATTGTTGTGCTTCCTTTCGACCCTTGTTATCCGTGTAAGATAGCTTTTGCTGAATATGAGTGTGTTTCTGTTGCAGATTACTCAAGTTTATGGATTTTATGATGAATGCCTCAGAAAGTGAGTTCTTCATTCTTGGGCTTTAGAATTTGATTtctccccccccacccccccactTCAATTATGGTGTTGCTTTGTAGTTTATATCAAACTATCCAAATGCATTATTTCTGCATTTTTTTCCTGGCCTGCTTATTTATGCAAGCTCAGCGAACAAAAAGAGAGCCCCCCTCTGCTTAAGCCCACTTTACTAGAAGAGTGTTTGCTAAAAAAGTGTAGCCTGCTACCCTGTCCTTGATGAGTTTTAGACATCTGCTGTGGTTTCCTCCATTGAAATAATTTGATTGTCGCATGCTACCTTCATGGCATCACTTCTATCAAGAGGATATTTGAAGGACTGTTTGTTGCTCTTATGTGTGTGTAATTTCTCGTTCTTCCTAATTTTTACTAATAACATGTTCTTTGTTTCGCAGGTATGGCAATGCTAATGTTTGGAAGATCTTTACAGATTTGTTTGACTACTTTCCACTAACAGCTCTGGTTAGTATGATATTGATA
This region includes:
- the LOC131149736 gene encoding serine/threonine-protein phosphatase PP2A catalytic subunit isoform X2 — encoded protein: MSFDPVPSNSQGNLDEEISQLMQCKPLSEQEVRVLCEKAKEILMEESNVQPVKSPVTICGDIHGQFHDLAELFRIGGKCPDTNYLFMGDYVDRGYYSVETVTLLVALKVRYSQRITILRGNHESRQITQVYGFYDECLRKYGNANVWKIFTDLFDYFPLTALVESEIFCLHGGLSPSIETLDNIRNFDRVQEVPHEGPMCDLLWSDPDDRCGWGISPRGAGYTFGQDISEQFNHTNNLKLIARAHQLVMEGFNWGHDQKVVTIFSAPNYCYRCGNMASILEVDDCKGHTFIQFEPAPRRGEPDVTRRTPDYFL
- the LOC131149736 gene encoding serine/threonine-protein phosphatase PP2A catalytic subunit isoform X1, translating into MSFDPVPSNSQGNLDEEISQLMQCKPLSEQEVRVLCEKAKEILMEESNVQPVKSPVTICGDIHGQFHDLAELFRIGGKCPDTNYLFMGDYVDRGYYSVETVTLLVALKVRYSQRITILRGNHESRQITQVYGFYDECLRKYGNANVWKIFTDLFDYFPLTALVESEIFCLHGGLSPSIETLDNIRNFDRVQEVPHEGPMCDLLWSDPDDRCGWGISPRGAGYTFGQDISEQFNHTNNLKLIARAHQLVMEGFNWGHDQKVVTIFSAPNYCYRCGNMASILEVDDCKGHTFIQVSLSLKEHIRAHTHAPLLRHFIWI